The following proteins are co-located in the Gloeocapsa sp. PCC 7428 genome:
- a CDS encoding CHASE domain-containing protein: MEPYLSSKLRQLRRPWIPYFVLVVTLLLTGIATYYVALTARTKDQLRFNNAVERTKDDIQNRLDTYISLLRSGSGLFAASDFVTRADFQAYVKQLELRDRYPGIQGIGFSVKVTSAQKDALIAELRQQGIQLTIRPEDKRSEYHSIIYLEPLDRRNQAAIGFDMFTEKVRRAAMERARDTGSAAASGKVTLVQEIDRYKQAGFLIYFPVYKNNSNPKTVAQRQAALLGFIYSPFRVDDLLDDIVSEKQYSYVNFAAYDDTNITQGNLLHRSHQDNDNYQPSLTTTTTIDIAGRTWSLVFTTRPEFVRASQAGLVPYVFFGGVAISLVLFGLTRSQARAKTVAQSAVAQMHESQAALRTSESRFRCLIEADIIGIITADLEGKILEANDAFLRMVGYEHEDLKAGLRWDDLTPAEHQHLDQLASQEIRTSGACRLFEKEYIRKDGQRIPVLLGGAIIEGSQDTCIAFVLDLTERKQLEVALRRQAEELAEANRLKDDFLAIVSHELRTPLNAMLGWVQLLRSRQLDEAKKAKALEVIERNAKIQTQLVEDLLDTSRLMRGQLHLQMRSVDILGVIEAAINTVQPTAAAKKIQIKTTTSEGIRLVWGDSDRLQQIVWNLLSNAVKFTPEGGEVEVKLNCIDRYVEIQVSDTGIGISPEFLPYVFDRFRQAESATTRSSSGLGLGLAIVRQLVELHGGTVDAKSAGFGHGATFIVKLPLWNRFQNVVTEDLISRHQTRSPKRIIR; this comes from the coding sequence ATGGAACCGTACTTATCCTCAAAACTACGTCAACTACGTCGCCCTTGGATTCCTTATTTTGTATTAGTAGTGACTTTACTACTAACTGGAATTGCAACTTACTACGTAGCACTTACCGCTAGAACCAAAGACCAATTGCGCTTTAACAATGCGGTTGAACGGACTAAAGATGATATCCAAAATCGTTTGGATACCTATATTTCACTGTTACGGAGTGGAAGTGGCTTATTTGCGGCAAGTGACTTTGTGACTCGCGCCGATTTTCAGGCTTATGTAAAACAGTTGGAACTTCGCGATCGCTATCCAGGAATTCAGGGTATCGGATTTAGTGTGAAAGTAACATCCGCGCAAAAAGATGCCCTGATTGCCGAACTGCGTCAACAAGGAATACAACTAACAATTCGCCCAGAAGACAAGCGCAGCGAGTACCATTCAATTATTTACCTCGAACCGTTAGACCGTAGGAACCAAGCCGCAATCGGGTTCGATATGTTTACAGAAAAAGTTCGCCGTGCGGCAATGGAAAGGGCGCGAGACACGGGTAGTGCAGCTGCGTCTGGAAAAGTCACGCTTGTACAAGAAATTGACCGTTACAAACAAGCTGGGTTTTTAATCTACTTTCCTGTTTACAAAAACAATTCAAACCCGAAAACCGTCGCGCAAAGACAAGCTGCATTACTAGGGTTTATTTATAGCCCGTTTCGGGTAGATGACTTACTCGATGATATTGTTAGCGAAAAACAGTATTCTTACGTAAATTTTGCAGCATACGATGACACTAATATCACCCAGGGAAACTTACTGCATCGTTCGCATCAGGACAACGACAACTATCAACCAAGCTTAACAACGACAACAACTATTGATATTGCCGGACGTACCTGGAGTTTAGTTTTTACAACACGTCCTGAGTTTGTTCGTGCCTCCCAAGCAGGGTTAGTACCATACGTCTTCTTCGGAGGAGTCGCGATCAGTCTAGTATTATTTGGACTCACGCGATCGCAAGCTCGTGCTAAAACTGTAGCCCAAAGCGCAGTCGCCCAAATGCACGAATCGCAAGCTGCACTTCGTACAAGTGAATCGCGTTTTCGCTGCTTAATAGAAGCCGATATCATCGGCATTATTACGGCTGATTTAGAAGGTAAAATTCTTGAAGCTAATGATGCGTTTTTACGCATGGTGGGATACGAACACGAAGACCTCAAAGCAGGATTGCGTTGGGATGATTTGACACCGGCTGAACATCAGCATTTAGATCAACTAGCAAGTCAAGAAATTAGGACATCTGGCGCTTGTCGTCTTTTTGAAAAAGAATATATCCGCAAAGATGGTCAGCGCATTCCGGTTTTACTCGGTGGTGCAATTATTGAAGGTAGTCAAGATACTTGTATTGCTTTTGTCCTCGACCTGACTGAACGTAAGCAGTTAGAAGTTGCTTTACGCCGCCAAGCCGAAGAACTCGCCGAAGCTAATCGCCTTAAAGATGACTTTTTAGCTATAGTATCGCACGAACTACGCACGCCTTTAAATGCTATGCTCGGTTGGGTGCAATTATTGCGGAGTCGTCAATTAGATGAAGCAAAAAAGGCAAAAGCCCTAGAAGTGATTGAACGCAATGCGAAAATTCAAACGCAACTTGTTGAGGATCTCTTAGATACTTCGCGTTTGATGCGCGGTCAGTTACATTTACAGATGCGTTCTGTTGATATATTAGGTGTTATTGAAGCTGCGATTAATACTGTACAACCAACGGCAGCAGCCAAAAAAATTCAGATTAAAACTACGACTTCTGAGGGAATTCGGTTGGTTTGGGGTGACAGCGATCGCTTGCAACAAATTGTTTGGAATCTGTTGTCAAATGCCGTGAAATTTACTCCTGAAGGCGGTGAAGTTGAAGTTAAACTGAACTGCATTGATCGCTATGTGGAAATTCAAGTCAGCGATACAGGAATTGGAATTAGCCCTGAGTTTCTACCGTATGTTTTTGATCGCTTTCGCCAAGCCGAAAGCGCGACGACGCGCTCAAGTAGCGGTTTAGGGCTGGGACTTGCGATTGTGCGTCAGCTGGTAGAATTGCACGGTGGCACTGTTGATGCTAAGAGTGCTGGATTTGGACACGGAGCGACTTTTATTGTGAAACTTCCACTGTGGAATAGGTTCCAGAATGTCGTCACCGAAGATCTCATATCGCGCCATCAAACGCGATCGCCAAAGCGAATCATACGTTAA